The Setaria viridis chromosome 6, Setaria_viridis_v4.0, whole genome shotgun sequence genome contains a region encoding:
- the LOC117861834 gene encoding aspartic proteinase nepenthesin-1 gives MAGHLHRLLLLFLAVAATAAPALAIFHFDFRFDTDGPFSGGSLSRHNLWRRAAIESKARHEKNAAKLAKALGKDAGGDITAADVTVTPYTHQGHALTVGIGTPPQPSKVILDMGSDLFWTQCSLVGPTALQEEPVYDPSRSRSFSLLPCSSKHCEQGAFTSKNCTDKRCVYENDYGVLTATGVLATETFTFGEKRDAAVNLTFGCGKLTNGTIAGASGILGLSPGPLSMLKQLSIQKFSYCLTPFGDRKTSPVMFGAMADLAKYKTTGKVQTVPLLKNPIEDMYYYVPMVGISLGSKRLDVPAESLALKPDGTGGTAVDSATTLAYLVTPAFEELKKAVMEGVKLPAANKTVDDYPLCFELPRGMSMDAVQAPPLVLHFDGGAEMVLPRDNYFQEPSPGMMCLAVVQTPFEGAPSVIGNVQQQNMHVLYDLAERKFSYAPTQCDKL, from the coding sequence ATGGCGGgccacctccaccgcctcctgctcctcttcctcgccgtcgccgcgacAGCCGCCCCGGCCCTGGCCATCTTCCACTTCGACTTCCGCTTCGACACCGACGGCCCGTTCTCCGGTGGCAGCCTCTCCCGCCACAACTTgtggcgccgcgccgccatcgAGAGCAAGGCCCGGCACGAGAAGAACGCGGCCAAGCTCGCCAAGGCCCTCGGcaaggacgccggcggcgacatcACGGCGGCCGACGTGACGGTCACCCCCTACACCCACCAGGGCCACGCTCTGACCGTCGGTATCggcacgccgccgcagccgagcAAGGTGATCCTGGACATGGGCAGCGACCTCTTCTGGACGCAGTGCAGCCTGGTGGGTCCCACGGCGCTGCAGGAGGAGCCCGTCTACGACCCCTCCCGGTCGCggtccttctccctcctcccctgcaGCAGCAAGCATTGCGAGCAGGGCGCCTTCACCAGCAAGAACTGCACCGACAAGAGGTGCGTCTACGAGAACGACTACGGCGTGCTGACGGCGACCGGCGTCCTCGCCACCGAGACCTTCACCTTCGGCGAGAAACGCGATGCCGCTGTCAACCTCACCTTCGGCTGTGGCAAGCTCACCAACGGCACCATCGCCGGCGCCTCCGGCATCCTCGGCCTCTCCCCGGGGCCATTGTCGATGCTGAAGCAGCTCTCCATCCAGAAATTCTCTTACTGCCTCACCCCCTTCGGCGATCGCAAGACCAGCCCGGTGATGTTCGGCGCCATGGCCGACCTCGCCAAGTACAAGACCACGGGGAAGGTCCAGACGGTGCCCCTGCTGAAGAACCCGATCGAGGACATGTACTACTACGTGCCGATGGTGGGGATCTCCCTGGGGAGCAAGCGGCTCGACGTGCCGGCGGAGAGCCTGGCGCTGAAGCCCGACGGCACCGGCGGCACGGCCGTCGACTCGGCGACGACGTTGGCGTACCTCGTCACGCCGGCATTCGAGGAGCTGAAGAAGGCCGTGATGGAAGGGGTGAAGCTGCCGGCGGCGAACAAGACCGTCGACGACTACCCGCTCTGCTTCGAGCTGCCCAGGGGCATGTCCATGGACGCCGTGCAGGCGCCGCCGCTGGTCCTGCACTTCGACGGTGGCGCCGAGATGGTGCTCCCGCGGGACAACTACTTCCAGGAGCCGAGCCCCGGGATGATGTGCCTGGCGGTGGTGCAGACGCCGTTCGAGGGCGCCCCCTCCGTCATCGGCAACGTCCAGCAGCAGAACATGCACGTGCTCTACGACCTGGCCGAACGGAAGTTCTCCTACGCGCCCACGCAGTGTGACAAGCTGTGA